One Methanocaldococcus infernus ME DNA segment encodes these proteins:
- a CDS encoding coiled-coil domain-containing protein yields MSLFSEGDYKSLEKAMRKVNRVLRDGYDIIYEPFEKRVELWNHIKESYERYKDGEFGDFLNDIDRDIRRKFEWALAVLAFSFHYNNEHFPGVKRYNKKELELVEYILKYNVFEIWDTNDIIREINRANRDANKILELLKEYYNGIGKKVDEIIKDYNVKLPIRDYAKTKWELYKKKMDEAIFKAMREIDWFRDFIEGVDKKIEDLEVKIRELNNFIDKERRRLEEELRHKEEIELSRLRQLEEELRRKFEVEKEKIRLEIEMKKNRELQEMLKKELRKVEEEYKELINKLNSKIRELEREKISLKEEKEKLESLLDKIRKAKKEGSRFVRLEDALYYEEWFIGRLEKKLDEIKGGVDIEGKNFKLVSVREYYEFPDPPRNREIVAILEEKKLIPIGKKERIKFIGKFLANKENFRKMGFDTYPISLSEIIKIIDSVRYEDFDKIVILIASPTGFSKEVMDFVESEDFRRRYLSKKIALAIFDVEVGKLYYNEIDEYVKALAPVLSLEFDREKIERLKKYIDENIIIKGYVTLEEAAELVGDERLAKKVFYEYKGGECKYIKDVGLVLVKK; encoded by the coding sequence ATGAGTTTGTTCTCTGAGGGAGATTATAAATCCTTAGAAAAGGCTATGAGGAAGGTTAATAGAGTGTTAAGGGATGGCTATGATATAATTTATGAGCCATTTGAGAAGAGGGTTGAGTTGTGGAATCATATAAAGGAGAGTTATGAGAGATACAAAGATGGAGAATTTGGAGACTTCCTTAATGATATTGATAGAGACATAAGGAGAAAGTTTGAGTGGGCTTTGGCTGTATTAGCCTTTAGCTTTCATTACAATAATGAACATTTCCCAGGGGTTAAGAGATACAATAAAAAGGAGTTAGAGCTTGTTGAGTATATCTTAAAATATAATGTTTTTGAAATCTGGGACACTAATGACATTATAAGAGAAATTAATAGGGCTAATAGAGATGCTAATAAAATATTGGAGCTTCTTAAAGAATACTATAATGGCATTGGGAAGAAAGTTGATGAAATAATTAAAGACTATAATGTAAAGCTTCCAATAAGGGATTATGCAAAGACCAAGTGGGAACTTTACAAGAAGAAAATGGACGAAGCTATATTCAAAGCTATGAGAGAGATAGATTGGTTTAGAGACTTTATAGAAGGTGTAGATAAAAAGATTGAGGATCTTGAAGTTAAGATTAGAGAGTTAAATAACTTTATTGATAAAGAAAGGAGAAGGTTGGAGGAAGAGCTTAGGCATAAAGAGGAAATTGAGTTAAGTAGATTAAGACAGTTGGAGGAAGAATTAAGAAGAAAGTTTGAAGTTGAAAAGGAGAAGATCAGGTTAGAGATTGAAATGAAGAAAAATAGAGAGCTTCAAGAGATGCTTAAAAAAGAGCTTAGGAAAGTTGAAGAGGAGTATAAAGAGTTAATTAATAAGTTAAATAGCAAGATTAGAGAGTTAGAAAGAGAGAAAATCTCATTAAAGGAAGAGAAAGAGAAGCTTGAAAGTCTCTTAGATAAGATAAGAAAGGCTAAGAAGGAAGGGTCAAGATTTGTTAGGTTAGAAGATGCTCTATATTATGAAGAGTGGTTTATTGGAAGGTTGGAAAAGAAGTTAGATGAGATAAAAGGAGGAGTAGATATAGAAGGAAAGAACTTTAAATTAGTCTCTGTTAGGGAATATTATGAATTTCCAGATCCTCCAAGGAATAGAGAGATTGTAGCAATCTTGGAAGAGAAAAAATTAATTCCAATTGGTAAGAAGGAGAGGATAAAGTTTATTGGAAAATTCTTAGCCAATAAAGAGAACTTTAGAAAGATGGGCTTTGATACATATCCAATTTCCTTAAGTGAGATAATTAAAATTATAGATAGTGTTAGATATGAAGATTTTGATAAGATTGTTATCTTAATAGCTTCTCCAACAGGATTTTCTAAGGAAGTAATGGATTTTGTTGAATCTGAAGACTTTAGGAGAAGGTATCTATCTAAGAAAATAGCTTTAGCTATCTTTGATGTTGAGGTTGGTAAGCTTTACTACAATGAGATAGATGAGTATGTAAAAGCCTTAGCTCCTGTCCTATCATTGGAGTTTGATAGAGAAAAGATAGAGAGATTAAAGAAATATATTGATGAGAATATAATTATTAAAGGATATGTAACCTTAGAGGAAGCTGCTGAATTGGTTGGTGATGAGAGGTTGGCTAAGAAAGTATTCTATGAATACAAAGGTGGAGAGTGTAAATATATAAAAGATGTTGGGTTAGTTCTTGTTAAAAAATAA
- a CDS encoding lactaldehyde dehydrogenase, giving the protein MDIYNPYTLKKIGEIREFSREEVREAVDKAYENKEKMKNLSVSKRYNILLRIANEIKKRKEEFAKLLAIDAGKPIRQARVEVDRAIKTFRLSAFYTKELRGEVLEDDEKLIIAKREPIGLVGAITPYNFPLNLSAHKIGPALAVGNVVLHHPSPKAPLVCVELAKIIEESLKKYGVEGYYLLTGYGDVVGDELVVNDKVNMISFTGSTKVGEQIIKKAGFKKVTLELGGVNPNFVLSDADIDRAVERLVKGSFLYAGQVCISVGVIYVDESIYDKFIKKFVERVKTLKVGDPLKEETDVGPVISLEHANWVKELINKALEEGGNILVGGKVEKTLVYPTVIEVDKDNILCKTETFAPVVPVVKLSEEEMLELNFEFGLHSGVFTRDINKALSFAQKLEFGGVVINDSSLYRNDSMPFGGVKKSGLGREGVRYSIEEMSYIKSIVISK; this is encoded by the coding sequence ATGGATATTTATAACCCTTACACACTAAAGAAGATTGGAGAAATTAGAGAGTTTAGTAGAGAGGAGGTTAGAGAAGCTGTAGATAAAGCTTACGAGAATAAGGAAAAAATGAAAAATCTTTCAGTTAGTAAGAGATACAATATTTTATTAAGAATAGCCAATGAAATAAAGAAAAGAAAGGAAGAGTTTGCCAAGCTATTGGCTATAGATGCTGGGAAACCTATTAGACAGGCGAGGGTGGAGGTTGATAGAGCTATTAAAACCTTTAGGTTATCTGCTTTTTACACTAAAGAGTTGAGAGGGGAAGTTTTAGAGGATGATGAGAAGCTAATTATTGCTAAAAGAGAGCCAATAGGCTTAGTTGGAGCAATAACTCCCTATAACTTTCCTTTAAATCTATCAGCTCACAAGATAGGGCCAGCTCTTGCTGTTGGTAATGTTGTTCTTCACCACCCTTCTCCAAAGGCTCCTTTGGTTTGTGTAGAGCTTGCTAAAATTATAGAGGAGAGTTTAAAAAAGTATGGAGTTGAAGGTTACTACTTACTAACTGGCTATGGAGATGTTGTTGGAGATGAGTTAGTGGTTAATGATAAAGTTAACATGATCTCTTTCACTGGCTCAACAAAGGTAGGGGAGCAAATTATAAAAAAGGCTGGCTTTAAAAAAGTTACTTTAGAGCTTGGAGGAGTTAATCCTAACTTTGTTCTCTCTGATGCTGACATAGATAGAGCTGTTGAAAGATTAGTTAAAGGCTCTTTCTTATATGCTGGGCAAGTCTGTATCTCTGTTGGAGTTATTTATGTAGATGAATCTATTTATGATAAGTTCATTAAAAAGTTTGTTGAGAGAGTAAAGACGTTAAAAGTTGGAGATCCTCTTAAAGAAGAAACAGATGTTGGCCCAGTAATTAGCTTAGAGCATGCTAACTGGGTTAAAGAGCTTATAAATAAAGCCTTAGAGGAAGGAGGAAATATCTTAGTTGGAGGAAAGGTTGAGAAAACTTTGGTCTATCCAACAGTTATAGAAGTTGATAAAGATAATATTTTATGTAAAACTGAAACCTTTGCTCCAGTTGTGCCAGTGGTTAAACTTTCAGAGGAGGAGATGTTAGAGCTTAACTTTGAGTTTGGCTTACACTCAGGAGTTTTCACAAGAGATATAAATAAAGCTTTATCCTTTGCTCAGAAGCTTGAATTTGGAGGAGTTGTTATTAATGACTCTTCCCTCTATAGAAATGACAGCATGCCCTTTGGAGGGGTTAAAAAAAGTGGCCTTGGTAGGGAGGGGGTTAGATATAGTATAGAGGAGATGAGCTATATAAAGAGCATTGTTATCTCCAAGTGA